The following are encoded in a window of Mycobacterium decipiens genomic DNA:
- a CDS encoding phosphatidylinositol mannoside acyltransferase has translation MPSAPGLKAGLRLPEGPREYLTGTATDWAYAAGWMAVRAMPEFAARNAFDAGARYAARRGGPEQLRKNLARVLGVPPAAVPGALMRASLASYGRYWREVFRLPTMDHRAIARQLDHLIGGLDQLDAALAAGRGAVLALPHSGNWDMAGVWLAQRHGTFATVAERLKPESLYRRFIDYREGLGFEVVPLSGGERPPFEILCERLRDNRVVCLMAERDLTRTGVEVDFFGAPTRMPAGPAKLAIETGAALLPTHCWFEGRGWGFRVYPALDCTSADVVAITQALADRFAQNIAAHPADWHMLQPQWLADLSEARRAQLRSK, from the coding sequence ATGCCCTCGGCGCCCGGTCTGAAGGCGGGGCTGAGGCTGCCCGAAGGCCCGCGCGAATATCTCACCGGTACCGCAACCGACTGGGCGTATGCCGCCGGCTGGATGGCGGTGCGAGCGATGCCGGAATTCGCCGCGCGCAACGCATTTGACGCCGGAGCGCGTTATGCGGCCCGCCGTGGCGGGCCCGAGCAGCTACGCAAGAACCTGGCCCGCGTCCTGGGGGTGCCGCCGGCCGCGGTCCCGGGCGCACTCATGCGTGCCTCGCTGGCGTCCTATGGCCGTTATTGGCGGGAGGTGTTCCGGTTGCCGACGATGGACCACCGTGCGATCGCCCGCCAGCTCGACCACCTGATCGGCGGGCTGGACCAGCTGGATGCGGCGTTGGCAGCGGGCCGCGGCGCCGTGCTGGCATTGCCGCACAGCGGCAACTGGGATATGGCCGGGGTGTGGCTGGCGCAGCGGCACGGCACCTTCGCCACCGTCGCGGAGCGACTCAAGCCCGAGTCGCTGTACCGGCGTTTCATCGACTATCGCGAGGGCCTCGGCTTCGAGGTGGTGCCGCTGTCCGGCGGCGAACGGCCACCTTTCGAGATTCTCTGCGAGCGGCTGCGGGACAACCGGGTGGTGTGTCTGATGGCCGAGCGTGACCTCACCCGCACCGGGGTCGAGGTCGACTTCTTCGGCGCGCCCACCCGGATGCCGGCGGGGCCGGCCAAGCTGGCGATCGAGACCGGAGCGGCCCTGCTGCCCACGCATTGCTGGTTCGAGGGTCGGGGCTGGGGCTTCCGGGTGTATCCGGCGTTGGATTGCACCAGTGCTGACGTCGTCGCCATCACGCAGGCACTGGCCGATCGATTCGCGCAGAACATCGCCGCCCACCCGGCGGACTGGCACATGCTGCAGCCGCAGTGGCTGGCGGATCTGTCCGAGGCCAGGCGGGCGCAACTGAGGTCCAAATGA
- the pimA gene encoding phosphatidyl-myo-inositol alpha-mannosyltransferase, whose amino-acid sequence MRIGMVCPYSFDVPGGVQSHVLQLAEVMRARGHTVSVLAPASPHASLPDYFVSGGKAVPIPYNGSVARLRFGPATHRKVKKWLAEGDFDVLHLHEPNAPSLSMLALNIAAGPIVATFHTSTTKSLTLTVFQGILRPMHEKIVGRIAVSDLARRWQMEALGSDAVEIPNGVDVDSFASAARLDGYPRQGKTVLFLGRYDEPRKGMAVLLDALPKVVGRFPDVQLLIVGRGDADQLRSQAGGLAAHMRFLGQVDDAGKASAMRSADVYCAPNTGGESFGVVLVEAMAAGTPVVASDLDAFRRVLRDGEVGRLVPVGPPDLQAAALADALVAVLENDVLRERYVAAGLEAVRRYDWSVVASQIMRVYETVAGSGAKVQVAS is encoded by the coding sequence ATGCGGATCGGGATGGTCTGTCCGTACTCGTTCGACGTCCCGGGCGGGGTGCAGTCCCATGTGCTGCAGCTGGCCGAGGTGATGCGAGCGCGCGGGCACACGGTCAGTGTGCTCGCGCCGGCCTCGCCGCACGCCTCGCTGCCCGACTATTTCGTCTCGGGGGGCAAGGCCGTCCCGATTCCCTACAACGGTTCGGTGGCGCGGCTCCGATTCGGCCCGGCGACTCACCGCAAGGTCAAAAAGTGGCTTGCAGAAGGCGATTTCGACGTGCTGCATCTGCACGAGCCGAACGCCCCGAGCCTGTCGATGCTGGCCCTCAACATCGCTGCGGGTCCGATCGTGGCGACGTTTCACACCTCGACCACCAAGTCGCTGACGCTGACGGTGTTTCAGGGCATCCTGCGGCCGATGCACGAGAAGATCGTCGGCCGGATCGCGGTGTCCGATCTGGCCCGGCGCTGGCAGATGGAGGCGCTGGGGTCCGATGCTGTGGAGATCCCCAACGGGGTGGACGTCGATTCCTTCGCCTCGGCGGCCCGGCTGGATGGGTATCCGCGGCAGGGTAAGACGGTGCTGTTCTTGGGCCGCTACGACGAGCCCCGCAAGGGCATGGCGGTGTTGCTCGACGCGCTGCCGAAGGTGGTGGGGCGATTTCCGGACGTGCAGCTGCTCATCGTCGGCCGTGGTGACGCGGACCAGTTGCGTAGCCAGGCAGGCGGTTTGGCAGCGCACATGCGCTTCCTGGGCCAGGTCGACGATGCCGGCAAAGCCTCGGCGATGCGTAGCGCCGACGTCTACTGTGCGCCAAACACCGGCGGTGAGAGTTTCGGCGTCGTGTTGGTCGAAGCGATGGCCGCCGGCACTCCGGTGGTGGCCAGCGACCTGGATGCCTTCCGGCGTGTGCTGCGCGACGGCGAGGTCGGGCGGCTGGTGCCGGTGGGACCCCCGGATTTGCAGGCCGCCGCGCTGGCCGATGCCCTTGTTGCGGTGCTGGAGAACGACGTGCTGCGGGAGCGCTATGTGGCGGCCGGTCTCGAGGCGGTCCGCCGGTATGACTGGTCGGTGGTGGCGAGTCAGATCATGCGGGTGTACGAGACGGTCGCCGGGTCGGGCGCCAAGGTTCAGGTGGCCAGCTGA
- a CDS encoding NUDIX hydrolase — protein sequence MTWLLVAGAVLLVVLIAFGAWGYQTANRLNRLNVRYDLSWQSLDGALARRAVVARAVATDAYGGAAPGRRLAALADAAECAPRHARENAENELSAALAVVNPASLPAALIAELADAEARVLLARRFHNDAVRDTLALGERRLVRALRLGGTATLPTYFEIAERPHALAHGEQGVPRHRTSARVVLLDERGAVLLLCGSDPANPAFPDGAAPRWWFTVGGEVRPGERLAQAAARELAEETGLRVAPADMIGPIWRRDEVFEFNGSLIDSEEFYLVYRTRRFEPSVAGRTNLERRYLHAARWCDANDIAALVGSGELVYPVQLGELLPAANRHADAALDNEAARDASVPQPIR from the coding sequence ATGACGTGGCTGTTGGTGGCCGGCGCGGTGCTGCTCGTTGTGCTGATTGCGTTCGGGGCATGGGGATATCAGACGGCCAACCGGCTGAACCGGTTAAACGTCCGCTATGACCTGTCCTGGCAGTCGCTGGACGGCGCGCTGGCCCGACGCGCGGTGGTGGCGCGCGCGGTCGCGACCGATGCGTACGGCGGTGCTGCCCCGGGCAGGAGGCTGGCCGCGCTGGCCGACGCCGCGGAGTGTGCGCCCCGGCATGCGCGGGAGAATGCGGAAAACGAGCTTTCGGCCGCGCTGGCGGTGGTCAATCCGGCGTCTCTGCCGGCCGCCCTGATCGCCGAGTTGGCCGACGCGGAAGCCCGGGTGCTGCTGGCGCGCCGCTTCCACAACGACGCGGTTCGCGACACCCTCGCCCTGGGTGAGCGACGGCTGGTACGTGCGCTCCGGCTCGGCGGCACCGCCACGCTGCCAACCTATTTTGAGATCGCCGAACGGCCCCACGCGTTGGCGCACGGCGAGCAGGGTGTGCCCCGCCACCGCACCTCCGCGCGGGTGGTGCTGCTGGATGAGCGCGGCGCCGTGCTGTTGCTGTGCGGCTCGGATCCGGCGAACCCGGCGTTTCCGGACGGGGCCGCGCCTCGATGGTGGTTCACCGTCGGGGGCGAAGTGCGACCGGGTGAGCGGTTGGCCCAGGCCGCCGCCCGCGAGCTGGCCGAAGAAACCGGTCTGCGGGTCGCACCGGCCGACATGATCGGACCTATCTGGCGCCGCGACGAGGTCTTTGAGTTCAACGGATCGCTGATTGACAGTGAGGAGTTCTACCTGGTGTACCGGACGCGTCGGTTCGAGCCGTCCGTCGCGGGGCGGACCAATTTGGAACGCCGCTACCTGCACGCCGCCCGCTGGTGCGACGCGAACGATATCGCCGCGCTGGTCGGGTCCGGCGAGCTGGTGTATCCGGTGCAACTCGGCGAGCTGTTGCCGGCGGCCAACCGGCATGCGGACGCCGCGCTGGACAACGAGGCCGCGCGCGATGCCTCTGTACCCCAGCCCATTCGCTGA